The proteins below come from a single uncultured Carboxylicivirga sp. genomic window:
- a CDS encoding SusD/RagB family nutrient-binding outer membrane lipoprotein, giving the protein MRIFKYITGVVLIAAFTACGVDYYENPNAAAVVPTSGIMNSVQKNLMVDTRDEWLSGRQTLLWMQYWGQINYTEEDRYQYRETVNEGAWNDLYGHAMDLKSIIELNTDEATKSDMAAYGDNENQIAAARIMLAYIFQLAANQWGDVPYYSYGSDDADFQALYLRDEAVSAPKYAPQAKIYADLLKELEEAQGMINLSANMIDGDAMFGGDAAQWKKFANSLRLRIATRIKGSNATLANQHIAAAISAGVMASNADNAGVTFTADNNDNSAPMYSAFYIGNRLDFAPSHTFVDLLKGNRGPFGADPRLSIYVDPNADGEYVGIPVGVSREEVGGFAWESLPGKAVLNSRYTENYMEYAEVCFLLSEANGWNQEWYEAGVKASMQKWGVPAESIDAYIATLPAASEETVITQKYIALYMQPQEAWAEYKRTGYPATLDMPGKSYTISVPGGHSFTYEFSPLESLNDIPTRARYPLVEQNINEINWDAASTAIGGDEMDTKLWFQK; this is encoded by the coding sequence ATGAGAATATTTAAATATATTACAGGAGTGGTCTTAATTGCTGCTTTTACTGCTTGTGGGGTTGATTATTACGAAAACCCTAATGCTGCAGCAGTTGTACCAACATCGGGTATCATGAACAGTGTTCAAAAAAACCTTATGGTTGATACTCGTGATGAATGGTTGTCAGGTCGTCAAACTTTATTGTGGATGCAATATTGGGGACAGATAAACTATACAGAAGAAGATCGATATCAATATCGTGAAACGGTAAATGAAGGAGCTTGGAATGATTTATATGGCCATGCGATGGATTTGAAGAGTATCATTGAATTAAATACAGATGAAGCTACTAAATCAGATATGGCTGCTTATGGCGATAATGAAAACCAAATTGCAGCTGCCAGAATTATGTTGGCTTATATTTTTCAATTAGCTGCTAATCAATGGGGTGATGTTCCGTATTATTCGTATGGTTCTGATGATGCTGATTTTCAGGCTTTATATTTACGTGATGAAGCTGTTTCAGCACCTAAATATGCACCTCAGGCAAAAATCTATGCAGATTTGTTAAAAGAGCTTGAAGAGGCACAAGGCATGATCAATCTATCAGCAAATATGATTGATGGAGATGCTATGTTTGGTGGAGATGCCGCTCAATGGAAAAAGTTTGCTAATTCATTACGATTAAGAATTGCAACTCGCATTAAGGGTTCAAATGCAACTTTAGCTAATCAACATATTGCTGCAGCTATTAGTGCAGGGGTAATGGCTAGTAATGCGGATAATGCTGGAGTTACTTTTACCGCTGATAATAATGATAATTCGGCTCCAATGTACTCAGCATTCTATATTGGTAATCGTTTAGATTTTGCTCCATCTCACACATTTGTTGATTTATTAAAAGGTAACAGAGGTCCTTTTGGGGCTGATCCACGTTTAAGCATTTATGTTGATCCTAATGCTGATGGAGAATATGTTGGTATTCCTGTGGGTGTAAGTCGCGAAGAAGTTGGTGGTTTTGCTTGGGAATCACTTCCTGGAAAAGCGGTATTAAATTCTAGATATACTGAAAATTATATGGAATATGCCGAAGTATGTTTCTTATTAAGTGAAGCTAACGGATGGAATCAAGAATGGTACGAGGCTGGAGTAAAAGCTTCGATGCAAAAATGGGGTGTGCCAGCAGAAAGTATTGATGCTTATATAGCAACATTGCCTGCGGCCTCAGAAGAAACTGTGATAACACAGAAATATATTGCACTTTATATGCAACCACAAGAAGCTTGGGCTGAATATAAGAGAACAGGTTACCCTGCAACATTGGATATGCCAGGTAAGTCTTATACCATTAGTGTTCCTGGTGGACATTCATTCACCTATGAGTTTTCTCCATTAGAGTCACTTAATGATATACCAACAAGAGCCAGATATCCACTTGTTGAGCAAAATATCAACGAAATTAATTGGGATGCGGCTTCAACTGCAATTGGAGGTGATGAAATGGATACAAAATTGTGGTTCCAGAAATAA
- a CDS encoding biotin/lipoyl-containing protein — protein sequence MKKFQFTIRGNKYQVKVNDFEDNLATIEVNGTQYEVEIHQEVKKAKTPRLVRKEVQRQPGEGFITKKTGGGAAKVLAPLPGNIFKVLVSPGDAVKKGDVLLIMEAMKMENNVLAEKDGTIGAVKVSVGDAVLQNDVLIEME from the coding sequence ATGAAGAAATTTCAATTTACCATTCGAGGTAATAAATATCAGGTTAAGGTTAACGATTTTGAGGATAATCTTGCCACAATAGAAGTAAATGGAACTCAATATGAGGTTGAGATTCATCAGGAAGTGAAAAAAGCAAAAACCCCTCGTTTAGTCCGCAAAGAAGTTCAGCGTCAACCTGGCGAAGGGTTTATAACTAAGAAAACCGGTGGTGGAGCAGCTAAAGTATTGGCGCCATTACCAGGTAATATATTTAAAGTATTGGTATCGCCCGGAGATGCTGTTAAAAAAGGTGATGTTCTTTTGATAATGGAGGCTATGAAAATGGAGAATAATGTATTGGCCGAAAAAGATGGAACAATTGGAGCCGTAAAAGTTTCAGTGGGTGATGCAGTGTTACAAAACGATGTTTTAATTGAAATGGAATAA
- a CDS encoding adenosylcobinamide-GDP ribazoletransferase: protein MKHQINLILTAFSFFTRIPIPFKIAFSQDNLNKCNRYFPLVGYFVGGVAALIYWMASHLLPDSLSILLSMAGTVLLTGAFHEDGFADVCDAFGGGWTKEKILVIMKDSRVGAYGAIGIILLLFTKYTAISSIPTGTIALSMIVGHVISRFMAVWTMHTLPYVREDDSSKSKPITKSLHHKDLVIAVALIIPSFFILSDIRILILIPLLIVTKLLLERYFKKWVGGYTGDCLGTIQQTTEIVIYLTIVAFYHSEPLIKLF from the coding sequence ATGAAACACCAGATAAATCTGATATTGACAGCTTTTAGTTTTTTTACTCGCATACCCATACCGTTTAAAATTGCCTTTTCGCAGGATAACCTGAATAAATGCAATCGATACTTTCCTTTGGTTGGATATTTTGTAGGAGGAGTAGCTGCATTAATATATTGGATGGCCTCACATCTTTTGCCCGATTCTTTATCCATTTTATTATCAATGGCAGGTACCGTATTGCTTACCGGAGCCTTTCACGAAGATGGTTTTGCCGATGTATGCGATGCATTTGGTGGAGGGTGGACTAAAGAAAAGATTTTAGTAATAATGAAAGACTCACGCGTTGGTGCCTATGGTGCCATTGGCATCATTCTTTTATTATTTACGAAATACACGGCTATTAGCAGCATTCCAACAGGCACTATTGCTTTATCGATGATTGTTGGCCATGTCATCAGCCGCTTTATGGCCGTATGGACTATGCACACACTTCCATATGTGCGCGAAGACGATAGTAGTAAATCAAAACCCATTACAAAATCATTGCATCATAAAGACTTGGTTATAGCTGTTGCCCTAATTATTCCGTCTTTCTTTATTTTGAGTGATATACGAATACTAATTTTGATACCCCTATTGATTGTTACCAAATTATTATTGGAACGTTATTTCAAAAAGTGGGTTGGTGGCTACACCGGCGATTGTTTGGGAACCATTCAGCAAACAACCGAAATAGTTATATATTTAACCATTGTTGCTTTTTATCACAGCGAACCTTTAATAAAACTATTTTAA
- a CDS encoding sodium ion-translocating decarboxylase subunit beta — translation MKRFVTLIGVFAILMSLQFIGGGFEAFGQTVADSGGFQGGPLDGLMQFWSKTGFYNVHITNLVMIGVGLFFIFLAIKYDYEPLLLVPIGTGILIGNVPFVAGNLIGIYEKGSVLNYLYFGVEKGIYPPLIFLGIGAMTDFSSLISNPKLMILGGAAQVGIFATFLGASALGFTAPEAGAIGIIGGADGPTAIFLSSKLAPHLMGAIAIAAYSYMALVPVIQPPIMRLIVPKRERLIKMKPPRAVSKTEKILFPIIGLLLTTFISPSALPLLGMLFFGNLLKESGVTERLADTARNALINIITILLGVTVGASTQADYFLTTDSLKIFGLGAVSFMVATAGGLLFARIMNLFLKGDNKINPLIGAAGVSAVPDSARVVQMEGLKNDPANHLLMHAMAPNVSGVIGSAVAAGILLAFLSQGV, via the coding sequence ATGAAAAGATTTGTAACACTTATAGGAGTTTTTGCCATTCTAATGAGCTTACAATTTATTGGAGGTGGTTTTGAAGCCTTTGGTCAAACGGTAGCTGATAGTGGTGGATTTCAAGGAGGCCCTTTAGATGGGCTGATGCAGTTTTGGAGTAAAACAGGTTTTTACAATGTTCATATTACTAATTTAGTTATGATTGGTGTGGGCTTGTTTTTTATCTTCTTAGCCATAAAATACGATTACGAGCCTTTATTACTGGTGCCGATTGGTACAGGTATTTTAATAGGTAACGTGCCTTTTGTTGCAGGTAACTTAATTGGAATCTACGAAAAAGGTTCGGTATTAAATTATTTATACTTTGGTGTAGAAAAAGGTATTTATCCGCCTTTAATATTTCTTGGTATTGGTGCGATGACTGATTTTTCGTCATTAATATCAAATCCTAAGTTAATGATATTGGGGGGTGCTGCACAAGTAGGTATTTTTGCAACCTTTTTAGGAGCTTCTGCTTTAGGTTTTACAGCTCCGGAAGCTGGGGCAATTGGTATTATTGGTGGGGCAGATGGTCCAACGGCTATATTCTTATCTTCGAAATTAGCACCACATTTAATGGGAGCCATTGCAATTGCTGCTTATTCATATATGGCACTCGTTCCGGTAATTCAGCCGCCTATTATGCGACTGATTGTTCCAAAACGAGAACGATTAATTAAAATGAAGCCACCAAGAGCTGTTTCTAAAACCGAAAAAATACTATTCCCTATCATTGGCTTATTGTTAACCACTTTTATCTCTCCATCAGCATTACCTTTGTTGGGTATGTTGTTTTTCGGTAACTTACTAAAAGAGTCTGGGGTAACAGAGCGATTGGCAGATACAGCACGTAATGCTTTAATTAATATCATTACTATTTTACTAGGAGTGACAGTTGGTGCTTCAACTCAAGCTGATTATTTCTTGACAACAGATTCGTTGAAAATTTTTGGTTTAGGAGCTGTTTCCTTCATGGTTGCGACTGCCGGGGGCTTATTATTTGCTCGTATTATGAATTTGTTTTTAAAGGGGGATAACAAGATAAATCCTTTAATTGGAGCAGCAGGTGTTTCAGCTGTCCCTGATTCGGCAAGGGTAGTACAAATGGAAGGGTTGAAAAACGATCCAGCAAACCACTTATTAATGCATGCAATGGCACCTAATGTATCAGGTGTTATTGGTTCTGCTGTTGCAGCAGGTATATTGTTAGCATTTTTGTCGCAAGGAGTATAG
- a CDS encoding OadG family protein: MSLYFVDSMTWTITVVGWFIVFVALIFLIGVFLMVPKILNVGAKRRALKKQGSEQGEKKAKDVILTGETNAAIAMALHLYFSDLHDEESNVITIKEVKRRYSPWSSKVYGFNNVNFPR; encoded by the coding sequence ATGAGTTTATATTTTGTTGATTCAATGACGTGGACGATTACTGTTGTTGGATGGTTTATCGTTTTTGTTGCCTTAATTTTCTTGATTGGAGTGTTTTTAATGGTTCCCAAAATTTTGAATGTGGGTGCTAAACGAAGAGCACTTAAGAAACAAGGTTCAGAACAGGGAGAAAAAAAGGCTAAAGATGTGATTTTAACCGGTGAAACCAATGCTGCTATTGCTATGGCTCTTCATTTGTATTTTAGTGATTTACATGACGAAGAAAGTAATGTTATTACTATTAAAGAGGTTAAAAGACGCTATTCGCCTTGGAGTTCTAAAGTTTATGGTTTTAATAATGTTAATTTCCCAAGGTAA
- the cobU gene encoding bifunctional adenosylcobinamide kinase/adenosylcobinamide-phosphate guanylyltransferase — protein MTKIILITGGQRSGKSSYAQNLALDLSPNPVYLATSRIWDEEHKQRILHHQADRGPEWTNIEEEKQLSKHQLEGRIILVDCVTLWLTNFFFDNKSNIEQSLQEAKDEFTQFIQQDATFIFVTNEIGLGGMPENDIQRRFTDLQGWMNQHIAQKANEVFLMVSGLPLKVK, from the coding sequence ATGACAAAGATAATATTGATAACCGGCGGGCAACGATCAGGAAAAAGCAGCTATGCTCAAAATCTGGCACTTGATTTGAGTCCTAATCCGGTTTATCTAGCCACATCTCGTATTTGGGATGAAGAACATAAACAACGAATCCTGCACCATCAGGCCGATCGCGGTCCGGAATGGACTAATATTGAAGAAGAAAAACAACTATCCAAACACCAACTTGAAGGGCGTATTATTTTGGTTGATTGCGTTACACTGTGGCTAACCAATTTCTTTTTTGATAATAAAAGCAACATCGAACAATCGCTTCAGGAAGCTAAGGATGAATTCACACAATTCATACAACAAGACGCTACATTTATATTTGTAACCAACGAAATTGGTTTAGGTGGGATGCCCGAGAACGATATCCAACGCAGATTTACCGATCTGCAAGGCTGGATGAATCAACACATCGCACAAAAGGCAAACGAAGTTTTTCTGATGGTTTCTGGATTACCCTTAAAGGTTAAATAA
- a CDS encoding SusC/RagA family TonB-linked outer membrane protein: protein MRRLALIMSLLLFAGLNAMFAQTTTITGTVTDSESGEPIPGVSVVVRGTTIGTITRVDGTYSLSVPEDATNLLYSFVGMKTKDVVINGRSTINVVMASESVGVDEVVVTALGVSREKKSLGYASQSVDAESLTAANNTNAVSALSGKVAGVQISGSNFAGSQNVLIRGASSLTGNNQPLYVVDGVPLDNSNYNSTSTQTGGGGIDYGNMSNDLNPNDIATINVLKGSAATALYGSRGQNGVIMITTKSGKAGKKSFSVEVNSGVSFEQVNIIPRQQKLYGGSLTTEKAANGEVYETVEYGLDESWGPRYDANRQVVHWWGAADYEQGLTNAPETAPWVYPESNYEDFFETGVTYTNSFSMIANEENSTVRLGYSNVSMTGTLPNSSQDKHTFNMNGKAKLWDGFAEVKANINYVYTYTKGRPEGGYGDKSVFQKFFQWGQTQLDMDRLSNYKNPDGTQRTWNRASLADGTPVYSDNPYWTVYENYTDDDRERVFGTTGIKFNLTDYLNVEGNVYLDTYTFNIKDRLAVGSQAQSYFNLSNRQRTELNLEGKINFNKKVNDFSLLASLGANQRKQHYTSMIGSTDGGLVVPGLYDLNNSVNQPTINDYQEKQLINSWFGYASIGWNNMVYLDASIRQDFDTSLPTSDNVYTYPSVSLSYILSESLDLPWLNMAKIRANYASVGNGTDPYNVNTVYSVGTPFNGSPSFSLPATLNNPTLRSEKTSEYEFGLEASAFNNRVSIDFSYYNRATEDQIVPVTVSASTGFRNQYINAGKIENSGVEFVLSGAPVVTTDFRWDIDVTFAKNNSKVLELPEGLDRIQLGAAPFGGAYVNASRNDPYQMIWGYDYIYDQNGNKVIDESTGFYAASGLKRIGSALPDYNMGIRNAFRYKNFDLSALIDIQKGGNYYSLTHMWAMYSGMDEKTAMATSNGNTIREDGLVLDGVIATDYDEKGNVIASRENDMRISASAFGAYHYHGYGTPSATSIFDASYVKLREVTIGYTLPQITPLIRKARISAYGRNLAVWGLDNKGIDPEATVNGSGNIQGMEGGIIPSTRSFGLNLNLTF from the coding sequence ATGCGCAGATTAGCATTAATCATGTCCTTGCTATTATTTGCAGGACTGAACGCAATGTTTGCTCAAACAACAACCATCACAGGTACTGTTACCGACAGTGAGAGTGGTGAGCCGATACCAGGTGTATCTGTTGTTGTAAGAGGAACAACTATTGGTACTATTACTCGTGTTGACGGAACTTATTCGTTAAGTGTTCCCGAAGATGCGACGAATCTTTTGTATTCATTCGTAGGAATGAAAACAAAAGATGTGGTAATTAACGGTCGCTCTACTATTAATGTAGTTATGGCTTCTGAATCTGTAGGAGTTGACGAAGTTGTTGTTACAGCTTTGGGTGTCTCAAGAGAAAAGAAATCTTTAGGCTATGCCTCACAGAGTGTTGATGCAGAGTCATTAACAGCGGCTAATAATACCAATGCTGTTTCAGCTTTATCTGGTAAAGTAGCTGGTGTTCAGATTTCCGGATCGAACTTTGCGGGATCGCAAAACGTTTTGATTCGTGGAGCTAGTTCTTTAACCGGTAATAATCAACCTTTATATGTAGTGGATGGGGTACCATTGGATAATTCCAATTATAACTCAACATCAACTCAAACAGGTGGAGGTGGTATCGATTATGGTAATATGTCTAATGACCTTAACCCTAATGATATTGCTACCATTAATGTATTGAAAGGTAGTGCTGCAACCGCTTTATATGGTAGCCGTGGTCAGAATGGTGTAATCATGATTACTACAAAATCTGGTAAAGCCGGAAAGAAATCATTTTCAGTAGAAGTTAATTCAGGTGTTTCATTTGAGCAAGTTAACATTATTCCTCGTCAGCAAAAACTGTATGGAGGTAGTTTAACTACTGAAAAAGCTGCTAATGGAGAGGTATACGAGACTGTTGAATATGGCTTAGATGAGAGTTGGGGACCTCGATATGATGCTAATCGTCAGGTTGTTCATTGGTGGGGAGCTGCCGATTATGAGCAAGGTTTAACAAATGCTCCTGAAACTGCTCCATGGGTTTATCCGGAGTCTAACTATGAAGATTTCTTTGAAACAGGTGTTACTTATACAAACTCTTTCTCAATGATTGCTAATGAAGAAAACTCTACAGTTCGTTTAGGATATTCAAATGTTAGCATGACAGGTACCTTACCTAACTCAAGCCAGGATAAACATACATTCAATATGAATGGCAAAGCTAAATTATGGGATGGTTTTGCAGAGGTAAAGGCAAATATTAATTATGTATACACTTACACTAAGGGACGCCCTGAAGGTGGTTATGGTGATAAATCTGTATTTCAGAAGTTTTTCCAATGGGGGCAAACTCAATTAGATATGGATCGCCTATCTAACTATAAGAATCCTGATGGAACTCAACGTACATGGAATCGTGCGTCATTAGCTGATGGAACACCAGTGTATTCCGATAATCCATATTGGACAGTATATGAGAATTATACTGATGATGATCGGGAGCGTGTTTTTGGTACAACAGGTATTAAATTTAACTTAACAGATTATTTAAATGTTGAGGGTAATGTTTATTTAGATACGTACACTTTCAATATTAAAGATAGATTAGCTGTTGGTTCTCAGGCTCAATCTTATTTTAATCTTTCTAACAGACAACGCACAGAATTGAACCTAGAAGGTAAAATTAACTTCAATAAAAAAGTCAATGACTTTAGTTTATTGGCATCATTAGGAGCTAATCAACGTAAACAACATTACACCTCAATGATTGGTTCTACTGATGGTGGATTAGTTGTACCTGGACTTTATGACTTAAATAACTCAGTTAATCAACCAACTATCAATGATTATCAAGAAAAGCAATTGATTAATAGCTGGTTTGGATATGCTAGTATTGGCTGGAATAACATGGTATACCTTGATGCATCTATTCGTCAGGATTTTGATACATCACTTCCGACAAGCGATAATGTTTATACTTATCCATCTGTTTCTTTAAGTTATATTCTTTCCGAATCATTGGATTTACCATGGTTAAACATGGCCAAGATTCGTGCGAACTACGCTAGTGTAGGTAATGGTACTGATCCATATAATGTAAATACAGTTTATTCCGTAGGTACACCATTTAATGGTTCTCCATCTTTTTCATTGCCAGCTACGTTAAATAATCCAACTCTACGATCAGAAAAGACATCAGAGTATGAATTTGGTTTGGAAGCTTCTGCTTTTAATAATAGAGTATCAATTGACTTTAGTTATTATAACAGGGCAACAGAAGATCAGATTGTACCTGTTACAGTAAGTGCATCAACAGGTTTTCGTAATCAATACATTAATGCCGGTAAAATTGAAAACTCAGGTGTTGAATTTGTTTTGTCAGGAGCTCCAGTTGTAACAACAGATTTTAGATGGGATATTGATGTTACTTTTGCAAAAAATAATTCGAAAGTATTAGAGTTGCCAGAAGGTTTAGATCGTATCCAATTAGGAGCAGCGCCTTTTGGTGGAGCATATGTGAATGCATCTAGAAATGACCCATACCAAATGATTTGGGGATATGATTATATCTACGATCAAAATGGTAATAAAGTAATTGATGAATCTACTGGATTCTATGCAGCATCTGGATTGAAACGAATTGGTTCAGCTTTACCAGATTATAATATGGGTATTCGTAATGCTTTCCGTTATAAAAATTTCGATCTATCTGCATTAATAGATATTCAAAAAGGAGGAAATTACTATTCTTTAACACATATGTGGGCAATGTATTCAGGTATGGATGAAAAAACTGCAATGGCAACATCTAATGGAAATACAATTCGTGAAGATGGATTGGTTTTGGATGGAGTAATTGCAACCGATTATGATGAAAAAGGAAATGTAATAGCTTCTCGCGAAAATGATATGCGTATTTCTGCTTCAGCCTTTGGTGCTTATCACTATCATGGATACGGTACTCCTAGTGCTACTAGTATTTTTGATGCTTCGTATGTTAAGTTACGTGAGGTTACCATTGGTTATACTTTACCACAAATAACTCCTTTAATTCGAAAAGCTAGAATTTCAGCATATGGACGTAACCTTGCTGTTTGGGGATTAGATAATAAAGGTATTGATCCAGAAGCAACTGTTAATGGTTCAGGAAACATTCAAGGTATGGAAGGTGGTATTATTCCTTCAACTCGTTCATTTGGACTAAACTTGAATTTAACATTTTAA
- the cobC gene encoding alpha-ribazole phosphatase, producing MKKEVLLIRHTTPEVEKGICYGQLDLDVTANFPQEASEIAKTIDGFYPEVIYSSPLQRCQKLANHLFPNKDITTDERITEMSFGQWEGQKWEGIERFTMEQWSNDFLNQSPPDGEKFSELLNRTNNFFELIEKSDKKYLAVVTHSGVIRSALHKYLAIPPKNIFNLELHFGCIIKITFKGSNYYQVEFLKG from the coding sequence ATGAAGAAAGAAGTACTACTTATACGCCATACAACTCCTGAAGTTGAAAAAGGGATATGTTACGGTCAATTAGATTTAGATGTAACAGCAAACTTCCCACAAGAAGCTTCAGAAATTGCTAAAACAATTGACGGATTCTATCCCGAAGTGATATATTCAAGTCCTTTACAACGATGTCAGAAATTAGCCAATCACTTGTTTCCAAACAAGGATATTACTACTGACGAAAGAATTACCGAAATGAGTTTTGGCCAATGGGAAGGTCAGAAATGGGAAGGTATCGAACGATTTACCATGGAGCAATGGAGCAACGATTTTTTAAATCAAAGTCCCCCGGATGGAGAAAAGTTCTCAGAACTACTTAATAGAACAAACAACTTCTTCGAGCTCATTGAGAAATCGGATAAAAAATATTTAGCCGTTGTAACACACTCGGGTGTTATACGAAGCGCATTACATAAATACCTGGCTATTCCTCCCAAAAACATCTTTAATCTCGAACTCCATTTTGGATGTATAATTAAGATAACATTTAAGGGAAGCAATTACTATCAGGTTGAATTTTTAAAAGGATAA
- the cobT gene encoding nicotinate-nucleotide--dimethylbenzimidazole phosphoribosyltransferase, which translates to MQETQIKALDHTLDQAITEKINGKTKPLGSLGQLETVGAQVCRIQQTLHPKLEKPAILVCAGDHGVTQEGISPFPQEVTFQMVMNFLAGGAAINVFSRQHNIKLLVADTGVNFDFESTPQLLDKKVAKGTRNFAVEPAMSIHECKKAMQNGADIVNELHKEGTNIIGFGEMGIGNTTSAAALLCKYANIKPIEACGAGTGLDQKGIQHKAEVIEKALSLHQSFTDPLEILACFGGFETATICGAMLKAAELKMIIMVDGFIVTSALLAANAMQPSILDYCIFTHQSNEQGHKHMLTHLRANALLNIGMRLGEGTGAAVAYPLIQSAVTFINEMSSFADAGVSNR; encoded by the coding sequence ATGCAGGAGACTCAGATTAAAGCACTTGATCACACATTAGATCAAGCTATTACCGAAAAAATCAACGGTAAAACCAAACCATTAGGTTCATTGGGCCAACTCGAAACCGTTGGAGCCCAAGTTTGTCGCATTCAGCAGACATTACATCCAAAACTTGAAAAACCAGCTATTTTGGTTTGTGCAGGCGATCATGGCGTTACGCAAGAGGGCATTAGTCCTTTTCCACAAGAAGTAACATTTCAAATGGTAATGAACTTCCTTGCCGGAGGAGCTGCTATTAACGTATTTAGTCGTCAGCACAATATTAAATTATTAGTTGCTGATACCGGTGTTAACTTCGATTTTGAAAGCACTCCCCAATTGCTGGATAAAAAAGTAGCTAAAGGAACCCGCAACTTTGCCGTTGAACCGGCCATGAGCATACATGAATGTAAAAAGGCCATGCAAAATGGGGCTGATATTGTTAACGAATTACATAAGGAAGGAACAAATATTATTGGCTTTGGCGAAATGGGAATTGGAAATACAACCTCTGCTGCTGCCCTTCTATGTAAATATGCAAATATAAAACCTATTGAGGCTTGTGGTGCCGGAACTGGTCTTGATCAGAAAGGAATTCAGCATAAAGCCGAGGTGATTGAAAAAGCGTTAAGCCTGCATCAATCCTTTACTGATCCTTTGGAAATTCTTGCCTGCTTCGGAGGATTTGAAACAGCAACAATTTGTGGCGCTATGTTAAAAGCGGCTGAGTTGAAAATGATAATAATGGTGGATGGCTTTATTGTTACCTCTGCCCTCTTAGCAGCTAATGCCATGCAACCTTCCATCCTGGATTATTGTATTTTTACCCATCAAAGCAACGAGCAAGGCCACAAACATATGCTTACACACCTAAGAGCAAATGCGTTACTTAATATTGGCATGCGATTGGGTGAAGGAACAGGAGCAGCTGTAGCCTATCCATTGATTCAGTCGGCAGTTACCTTTATTAACGAAATGAGCAGCTTTGCCGATGCAGGCGTAAGTAATCGATAA